In a single window of the Acetivibrio clariflavus DSM 19732 genome:
- the pglZ gene encoding BREX-1 system phosphatase PglZ type A has protein sequence MDLKQIKTLLEDAFNKELTDGKKRHIVFWYDDDGEFKEDIDSLELENAKILTLSDNNIFFVKYQLEKADTQSNYLIYAPFGKPSSRENYLLDVLKYSMEFSTDKATVIMRDLNVSEDSLKSTFRKYIKFFNNKDRYKIFKSYEIENYTEEIIDVAVLSALCRLPYPDFDEVLRVLLMEEDFKSNKYLEAIEKFGRTDVLWKLADKYYGYTDHEPDLEKLAILLLVTNVSYSLSGDIPENWRKYISSKKADCVVFLSNFMNHSLYSESYDRLANNIEEKLKLSEYIKNWEVEDYIRCDTFKVFDETIVKKLKEQLVADIGEFEKYRDIIQERRTKHWYNLYKYEYECIYWAIDLFDFWKRTGSEIKQYSPLEFMEKYSKEYYKIDTAYRKFYVSFDRLSNKELLMELKDKVENVYVNGYLNTLSIKWADSLETLKEDWKIPGMIMQKDFYSTYIKPFNNRGERVFVIISDGLRFEAAKEFCDLLNRERKGSTEILYMQGSIPSNTSIGMASLLPHKSISIDEEFKVYVDDIDSKGTGNRNKILNNYSKESLAVQFTDIVDMKRDEMRKFFSGKELIYIYHNTVDARGDNDKTEREVFDAVEEAYKELMALINDLVNNVSATNIVVTSDHGFIYKRGNLTESDKITKGSIEDAYENRRFVLSTKPLKLEGTMTFGMEYLLEPGSNLKYISPRGINRFKVQGAGANYVHGGTSLQEILIPVIKFKNDRSKDRKNELRKVDVKLTSITRKITNTISYLEFFQTEKIEDKRIPLRLKVYFVDEDNNRISNENIIIADSKSENYEDRSFREKFVLKNRKYDKTKKYYLVMEDEEETVEKIYERIPFIIDIAISDDFGF, from the coding sequence ATGGATTTAAAACAGATAAAAACATTGCTTGAAGATGCTTTTAATAAAGAATTAACTGACGGGAAAAAACGTCATATTGTTTTTTGGTATGATGATGACGGAGAGTTCAAAGAAGATATTGATTCCCTGGAACTTGAAAATGCCAAAATACTTACATTGAGTGACAATAATATTTTTTTTGTTAAATACCAATTGGAAAAAGCAGATACCCAATCCAATTACCTTATTTATGCACCTTTTGGGAAGCCAAGCTCAAGGGAAAACTATTTGCTGGATGTGCTAAAATACAGTATGGAATTTTCCACCGATAAGGCAACTGTTATCATGAGGGATTTGAATGTCTCAGAGGATAGCTTAAAGAGCACCTTCAGAAAGTATATAAAATTCTTCAACAACAAAGACAGGTATAAAATTTTCAAAAGTTATGAAATAGAGAATTACACCGAAGAAATAATTGATGTGGCTGTACTGTCAGCATTGTGCCGGCTGCCTTATCCGGATTTTGACGAAGTCTTGAGAGTTCTTTTGATGGAAGAGGACTTTAAGAGCAACAAGTATCTGGAAGCTATAGAGAAGTTCGGAAGGACGGACGTACTGTGGAAACTTGCAGACAAGTATTACGGATATACCGATCATGAACCGGATCTTGAGAAATTGGCCATATTATTGCTGGTTACCAATGTTTCATATTCCTTAAGCGGTGATATACCTGAAAACTGGAGGAAATACATTTCTTCCAAAAAGGCTGACTGCGTGGTGTTCTTGAGCAATTTTATGAACCACTCCCTTTACTCGGAAAGCTATGACAGATTGGCAAACAATATTGAAGAGAAGCTAAAATTAAGTGAATACATTAAAAACTGGGAAGTGGAAGATTATATACGATGTGACACTTTCAAAGTTTTTGATGAGACGATTGTAAAAAAGCTTAAGGAGCAACTGGTCGCTGATATTGGGGAATTTGAAAAATATAGGGATATTATTCAGGAAAGAAGGACAAAACATTGGTATAATTTATATAAATACGAATATGAGTGTATTTACTGGGCCATTGACCTGTTTGACTTTTGGAAAAGGACAGGCAGTGAAATAAAACAGTATTCTCCGTTGGAGTTCATGGAAAAGTATTCGAAGGAGTATTATAAAATAGATACTGCTTACAGAAAGTTTTATGTATCCTTTGATCGCTTGAGTAACAAGGAACTTCTGATGGAATTAAAGGATAAAGTTGAAAATGTATATGTCAACGGTTATCTCAATACACTTTCCATAAAATGGGCTGACAGTCTCGAAACTTTAAAGGAAGACTGGAAAATCCCAGGTATGATAATGCAGAAGGATTTTTACAGCACTTATATAAAGCCTTTCAACAACCGTGGTGAGAGGGTTTTTGTCATTATTTCCGACGGACTTCGTTTTGAGGCTGCGAAGGAGTTTTGTGACTTGCTCAACAGGGAGAGAAAGGGTTCAACGGAGATTTTATATATGCAGGGAAGTATACCCTCCAATACTTCAATTGGAATGGCATCCCTTCTTCCCCACAAATCCATTTCAATAGACGAAGAATTTAAAGTATACGTGGACGACATAGATTCAAAGGGTACGGGAAACCGGAACAAAATACTGAATAATTACAGTAAGGAATCATTAGCTGTACAGTTTACCGATATTGTCGATATGAAGAGGGATGAAATGCGAAAATTTTTTAGCGGAAAAGAATTGATTTACATATACCACAATACCGTTGATGCCAGAGGCGACAATGATAAAACCGAAAGGGAAGTTTTTGATGCAGTGGAGGAAGCCTATAAAGAATTAATGGCGTTGATAAATGATCTGGTTAATAATGTTAGTGCTACAAACATTGTTGTTACTTCTGACCACGGCTTTATTTATAAGCGTGGGAATTTGACGGAAAGCGATAAAATAACCAAAGGTTCCATTGAAGATGCATATGAAAACAGAAGGTTTGTATTGAGCACCAAGCCTTTGAAACTGGAAGGTACTATGACTTTTGGAATGGAGTATTTGCTTGAACCCGGCTCAAACCTCAAATATATATCTCCTAGGGGCATAAACAGGTTTAAAGTGCAAGGCGCAGGGGCCAATTATGTGCATGGCGGTACATCCTTGCAGGAAATTCTTATTCCTGTTATCAAGTTTAAGAATGACAGAAGCAAGGATCGTAAAAATGAATTGAGAAAGGTCGATGTTAAACTCACCAGCATAACCAGGAAAATCACCAATACCATTTCTTATTTGGAGTTTTTCCAGACTGAGAAAATTGAGGATAAGCGTATTCCGCTAAGGCTTAAAGTATATTTTGTGGATGAGGATAACAACCGGATATCCAACGAAAATATAATTATTGCCGATAGTAAATCCGAAAATTATGAAGACAGGAGTTTCAGAGAAAAGTTTGTATTGAAGAACAGAAAGTATGACAAGACCAAGAAATACTATCTTGTTATGGAAGATGAGGAAGAAACAGTAGAAAAGATATACGAGCGGATACCTTTTATTATCGATATAGCCATAAGCGATGATTTCGGATTCTAA
- the pglX gene encoding BREX-1 system adenine-specific DNA-methyltransferase PglX, with protein sequence MDKAAIKKFAVWARKKLIEDIKQKAYELGITEKEIKKPDVSTSDTVIIGDRSLNRKEIEQRNSLVSRIEEKGFNNVIEEVAYTWFNRFIALRFMEVNGYLPTGIRVLSSIEPDRKEPDIIREALNIDLDLERELVYKLQDDNDTESLYRYLLVKQCNALNEILPGLFEKIDDYTEILLPSNLLAEGSVIRHLVEDISEDDFREQVEIIGWMYQYYISEKKDEVFEGLKKNIKITKENIPAATQLFTPDWIVKYMVENSLGRLWLEGHPDEELKSKWKYYLDEAEQEPEVQKQLEEIRAKSKDIRPEDIKVLDPAMGSGHILVYAFDVLYDIYKSAGYSERDIPKLILENNLYGLDIDDRAAQLAYFAVMMKARSKSRRIFREKINVNVCAIQESNGFPKEAMDYLVNPEETEIEKRLHREDVEYLINVFQDAKEYGSILEVKPIDFDAIERRLEEIRDGEIQDLIEYQFKNIIIERIPPLIKQAKIMSQKYNVVCTNPPYMGDDGINLKLSKFLKENYKDTRSDLFAVFIEKTIKFSTKSSYISMITQNSWMFLRSYEKLRGMILNGATINSMVHLGPRAFEEIDGEVVRTTAFVLNNNVLNGYKGIYIRLVDIYKSLDKEKEYFVLKNRYNGVKQNSFKRIPGSPIAYWCSEMVANSFIDGIILKNISEPKQGLITGNSSAFLRIWYEVNIENIGFKMKDREEAIVSKKKWFPINKGGEYRKWYGNNEYIVNWQNDGIEIKNYKDEKGKLKSRPQNIEYYFKKGLTWTKVTSAKFSVRFTEDGFIFSEAGMKIFVHDNLLDYIGSFLNSNLVNVLLGALSETINYEQGNVARLPLKICNDININEKISHLFKTNVDISRVDWDSFENSWDFRKHPLLNYKFNGRTIEQAFNNWSAFAEEQFNQLKTNEEELNRIFIQIYGLQDELTPEVEDKDITIRKADRERDIKSFISYAVGCMFGRYSIDAEGLIYAGGDFKDKWKNEDGQWKVRKTVKDDNGKIIEDTWVNATFVPDLDNIIPITDDEYFEDDILSRFVEFLKVTFGEETLEENLDYIADTIGRRTTETARQTIRRYFLKEFYKDHVQVYQKRPIYWLFDSGKEDGFKALIYMHRYDELTVARVRTDYLHKLQKSYEAEVKRMDIIIDSNASQREKANARKKREKILKQMEECLQYDQVIAHVANQRIKIDLDDGVKVNYAKFQGIEVPQGEGRKPLKADLLAKI encoded by the coding sequence ATGGATAAAGCGGCAATAAAGAAGTTTGCCGTATGGGCAAGAAAAAAACTTATCGAAGATATAAAGCAAAAGGCATATGAGTTGGGAATAACAGAAAAGGAAATAAAAAAGCCTGATGTTTCTACATCCGATACAGTGATAATAGGGGACAGAAGCCTGAACAGGAAAGAAATTGAGCAAAGAAACAGTCTTGTGTCCAGGATAGAGGAAAAAGGGTTTAACAATGTAATAGAGGAAGTGGCATACACCTGGTTTAACAGGTTTATTGCCCTACGTTTCATGGAAGTAAACGGTTACCTTCCCACAGGGATAAGAGTGCTGTCATCGATTGAACCTGACAGGAAGGAACCGGATATTATTAGGGAAGCATTGAATATTGATCTGGATTTGGAAAGGGAACTGGTGTATAAACTACAGGACGACAATGATACAGAATCCCTTTACAGATACCTTCTGGTAAAGCAGTGCAATGCCTTAAACGAAATACTTCCGGGATTGTTTGAAAAGATTGACGATTATACTGAAATTTTGCTGCCTTCAAACCTTCTTGCCGAAGGGTCTGTCATAAGGCATTTGGTGGAAGATATATCCGAGGACGATTTTAGAGAACAGGTGGAAATAATCGGATGGATGTACCAGTATTATATATCGGAGAAGAAAGATGAAGTATTTGAAGGACTAAAGAAAAATATAAAGATAACTAAGGAAAATATTCCTGCAGCAACCCAGTTGTTTACTCCTGACTGGATTGTCAAGTACATGGTGGAGAACTCTTTGGGAAGACTGTGGCTGGAAGGGCATCCTGACGAAGAGCTGAAGAGCAAGTGGAAGTATTACCTGGATGAAGCGGAACAGGAACCTGAAGTTCAGAAGCAGTTGGAGGAAATACGGGCTAAGAGCAAGGACATAAGACCAGAAGATATAAAAGTGTTAGACCCTGCTATGGGTAGTGGGCATATCCTGGTGTATGCCTTTGACGTGTTATATGATATTTACAAGAGTGCTGGATATTCTGAACGAGATATTCCAAAACTTATACTTGAAAACAACCTGTACGGACTGGATATAGACGACAGAGCAGCCCAGCTTGCTTATTTTGCAGTTATGATGAAGGCAAGAAGCAAGAGCAGGAGAATATTTAGGGAAAAAATAAATGTCAATGTATGTGCCATACAGGAGAGTAACGGCTTTCCGAAGGAGGCAATGGACTACCTTGTAAATCCTGAGGAGACAGAGATAGAGAAGCGGTTACACAGGGAAGATGTAGAGTATCTGATAAATGTATTCCAGGATGCAAAGGAGTATGGTTCTATCCTTGAAGTAAAGCCTATTGATTTTGATGCAATTGAGAGAAGATTGGAAGAGATAAGGGATGGAGAAATTCAGGATTTGATTGAGTACCAATTTAAGAATATAATTATCGAGAGAATACCACCATTAATAAAACAGGCAAAAATAATGAGTCAGAAGTATAATGTTGTATGTACTAATCCACCATATATGGGGGATGACGGCATTAACTTAAAACTCTCTAAATTTCTAAAAGAAAACTATAAGGACACAAGAAGCGACTTGTTTGCAGTCTTTATAGAAAAAACTATTAAGTTTAGCACAAAAAGTTCTTATATATCAATGATAACACAAAATTCATGGATGTTTTTAAGAAGTTATGAGAAATTAAGAGGGATGATTTTAAATGGAGCAACTATTAATTCTATGGTACATTTAGGACCTAGGGCATTTGAGGAAATTGATGGTGAGGTTGTGCGAACAACTGCTTTTGTATTAAACAACAATGTTCTTAACGGCTATAAAGGTATTTATATAAGATTAGTTGATATTTATAAAAGTTTGGATAAGGAAAAAGAGTATTTCGTTTTAAAAAATAGATATAATGGTGTAAAGCAAAATAGTTTTAAAAGAATACCTGGTTCGCCAATTGCATATTGGTGTAGTGAAATGGTGGCTAATTCTTTTATAGATGGGATCATTTTGAAGAATATATCCGAACCTAAGCAAGGGCTAATTACAGGAAATAGTTCTGCATTTTTAAGAATTTGGTATGAAGTTAATATAGAAAATATTGGTTTTAAAATGAAAGATAGGGAAGAAGCGATAGTAAGCAAAAAAAAATGGTTTCCAATAAATAAAGGGGGAGAATATAGGAAATGGTATGGAAATAATGAGTATATAGTAAACTGGCAAAATGATGGTATTGAGATAAAAAATTATAAAGACGAAAAAGGAAAACTAAAATCGAGACCACAAAACATCGAATATTATTTCAAGAAAGGATTAACATGGACTAAAGTAACTTCGGCTAAATTTTCAGTGAGGTTTACTGAGGATGGATTTATCTTTAGTGAAGCAGGAATGAAGATTTTTGTTCATGATAATTTATTAGACTATATAGGTAGTTTCCTTAATTCAAATTTAGTGAATGTATTATTAGGAGCTTTATCTGAAACAATCAATTATGAGCAAGGGAATGTTGCGCGACTTCCATTAAAAATTTGTAATGATATTAATATAAATGAAAAAATAAGTCATCTTTTCAAAACTAATGTAGATATTTCACGTGTCGACTGGGATTCCTTTGAAAATTCTTGGGATTTTCGAAAGCATCCATTACTTAATTACAAGTTCAATGGCAGAACGATAGAACAAGCTTTCAATAACTGGTCAGCTTTTGCAGAAGAACAATTCAATCAACTCAAAACAAACGAAGAAGAATTAAATCGCATATTTATACAAATATATGGCTTGCAGGACGAACTTACCCCGGAAGTGGAGGATAAGGATATAACCATCAGAAAAGCTGACAGAGAACGAGATATAAAATCCTTTATCTCCTATGCAGTAGGCTGTATGTTTGGTCGATACTCCATTGATGCAGAGGGGCTTATTTATGCCGGTGGAGACTTTAAGGACAAGTGGAAAAATGAGGACGGTCAATGGAAAGTACGAAAGACAGTGAAAGATGATAATGGCAAAATTATTGAGGATACATGGGTGAATGCTACTTTTGTACCTGATTTAGACAATATTATACCTATTACCGATGATGAATATTTTGAGGATGATATATTAAGTAGGTTTGTTGAGTTCCTTAAAGTAACCTTTGGAGAAGAAACTTTGGAAGAGAACTTGGATTATATTGCCGATACTATAGGCAGAAGGACTACTGAAACGGCAAGACAGACTATTAGAAGGTACTTTCTTAAGGAATTTTATAAAGACCATGTGCAGGTATACCAGAAAAGACCTATATACTGGCTTTTTGATTCCGGTAAAGAGGATGGCTTTAAAGCTCTTATATATATGCACCGGTATGATGAGTTAACAGTGGCAAGGGTGAGAACCGACTACTTGCATAAGTTGCAGAAATCCTATGAGGCAGAGGTTAAGAGAATGGATATTATTATAGATTCCAATGCTTCTCAAAGAGAAAAAGCCAATGCAAGAAAGAAAAGGGAAAAGATACTGAAGCAGATGGAAGAATGTCTACAGTATGACCAGGTAATTGCCCATGTTGCAAACCAGAGAATAAAAATTGACCTGGATGACGGAGTAAAGGTAAACTATGCTAAGTTCCAGGGAATTGAGGTGCCACAGGGAGAAGGCAGGAAGCCATTGAAAGCGGACTTGTTGGCGAAAATATAA
- the brxL gene encoding protease Lon-related BREX system protein BrxL: MDELSKKLNQYFAGRVVRKDLTKKIKEGANVPVYVLEYLLGMYCATDDEEGIREGVETVKRILADNFVRPDEAEKVKSKIREIGKYTVIDKVGVKLNEKKDVYEAEFSNLGIKGVAISPTYVKQYEKLLCGGIWCIIKMDYYYDEEAKGTSPFNISNLTPIQMPNLDMEEIFNGRKNFTKDEWIDVLLRSIGMEPTRLENPVKWHLLARMIPLVENNYNLCELGPRGTGKSHVYKEISPNSILVSGGQTTVANLFYNMASRQIGLVGLWDCVAFDEVAGITFKDKDGIQIMKDYMASGSFARGKEEKNASASMVFVGNINQSVDVLLKTSHLFEPFPEAMANDSAFFDRMHYYVPGWEIPKMRPEFFTDEYGFITDYISEFMREMRKRSFSDALDKYFLLGNNLNQRDVIAVRKTVSGLVKLIYPNGEFTKDDIEEILRYALIGRRRVKEQLKKIGGMEFYDVHFSYIDNETMAEEFVSVPEQGGGKIIPEGMGKPGHLYTVARGKSGIIGTYKIETQVISGNGKFEKTGLGSDREAKESIETAFRYFRANSKNISGSISITTKDYLMHVQDINGVGMTSELALAAFVALCSGALGKPPQSQLVVLGSLSIGGTITKVEELANVLQVCFDSGAKKVLIPMSSAVDIPTVPPELFAKFQISFYQSPEDAVFKALGVE, translated from the coding sequence ATGGATGAATTAAGCAAAAAGCTGAATCAATATTTTGCAGGCAGGGTTGTAAGAAAAGATCTTACAAAAAAAATAAAAGAGGGGGCCAATGTGCCGGTATATGTCCTGGAATATCTTTTGGGTATGTATTGTGCCACTGATGATGAAGAAGGAATCCGGGAAGGTGTTGAAACGGTAAAGAGAATTTTAGCCGATAATTTTGTGCGCCCCGATGAAGCAGAGAAAGTTAAATCTAAGATAAGGGAAATAGGAAAATATACCGTTATTGACAAGGTTGGTGTAAAGCTCAATGAAAAGAAGGACGTATATGAGGCAGAGTTTTCAAATTTGGGTATTAAAGGGGTAGCTATATCCCCTACTTATGTAAAGCAATATGAAAAGCTCCTCTGTGGTGGCATATGGTGTATTATAAAAATGGATTATTACTACGACGAAGAAGCTAAAGGGACAAGCCCTTTCAATATAAGCAATTTGACACCTATACAGATGCCCAACCTTGATATGGAAGAGATTTTTAACGGAAGAAAAAATTTTACTAAGGATGAATGGATAGATGTGCTTTTGCGGTCAATAGGAATGGAACCTACCAGGTTGGAAAACCCGGTAAAGTGGCATCTATTAGCCAGGATGATACCGCTTGTGGAGAACAATTACAACCTGTGTGAATTAGGACCCAGAGGCACCGGTAAATCCCATGTGTATAAGGAAATTTCCCCGAACAGCATTCTGGTATCAGGAGGACAGACAACTGTAGCCAATTTGTTTTACAATATGGCTTCAAGGCAAATAGGTCTTGTCGGGCTTTGGGACTGTGTAGCTTTTGACGAGGTTGCAGGGATTACGTTCAAGGATAAAGACGGAATTCAGATAATGAAGGACTACATGGCTTCAGGTTCCTTCGCTCGAGGAAAGGAAGAAAAAAATGCCTCTGCCTCCATGGTGTTTGTAGGTAACATTAACCAAAGTGTTGATGTACTGCTTAAAACATCCCATCTTTTTGAGCCCTTCCCTGAAGCTATGGCAAATGACAGTGCGTTTTTTGACAGAATGCATTACTATGTTCCCGGTTGGGAGATACCGAAAATGCGTCCAGAGTTTTTTACGGACGAATACGGCTTTATTACTGATTATATATCTGAGTTTATGAGGGAGATGAGAAAGCGTTCTTTCTCCGATGCCTTGGATAAATATTTCCTACTGGGTAACAACCTTAACCAAAGGGACGTTATTGCGGTGAGAAAAACTGTCTCAGGGCTTGTAAAACTCATATATCCCAACGGTGAATTTACAAAGGATGATATTGAAGAGATACTGCGTTATGCTTTGATAGGAAGAAGACGTGTGAAGGAACAGCTAAAAAAGATTGGCGGTATGGAGTTTTATGATGTCCATTTTTCCTATATTGATAATGAAACAATGGCAGAAGAATTTGTTTCGGTTCCCGAACAGGGTGGTGGCAAAATAATCCCTGAAGGTATGGGAAAACCCGGACATCTGTATACAGTTGCCCGAGGGAAATCCGGCATAATAGGAACTTATAAGATTGAAACCCAGGTAATATCGGGCAACGGTAAATTTGAAAAAACAGGCCTTGGTTCTGACAGGGAAGCAAAAGAAAGTATAGAAACTGCTTTCAGATACTTTAGAGCTAATAGTAAAAATATAAGCGGAAGTATAAGTATTACCACGAAGGACTATTTAATGCATGTACAGGATATAAACGGGGTAGGAATGACTTCAGAACTTGCACTGGCAGCTTTTGTGGCTTTATGTTCAGGAGCGCTGGGCAAGCCGCCACAGAGTCAGTTGGTTGTATTAGGTTCACTTAGCATAGGCGGTACCATTACCAAAGTTGAGGAATTGGCAAATGTACTGCAGGTGTGTTTTGATTCGGGTGCCAAAAAAGTGTTGATTCCAATGAGTTCTGCAGTAGATATTCCGACGGTTCCTCCTGAACTATTTGCAAAGTTTCAAATTTCATTCTATCAGAGTCCGGAGGATGCGGTATTTAAGGCCTTGGGCGTAGAGTAA
- a CDS encoding RNA-binding domain-containing protein: MNIDEIKKIIKDGENSYIEFKEENIRAKELAEEIVAFSNSEGGIILIGVDDEGNIKGVSDDKIEETVMNICRSSCIPHIVPFCEIVEIEGKKIAVISVPKGQNKPYYTVDHKYYIRVGTTKRIASKEELLRLFEASGSLHFDISPVEGTSMKDLNLDIIRDYFMKYNTFDLFEESSESVERILVNADILKEVDGRKLCTVGGLLIFGKNPEKHLPQNGVSFAHFNGNEISDELIDKKIIIGRIQDVAEQLMVVLKNNMLVPSVIDGLKRKEKEEYPMLVIREAVVNSLVHRNYSISGSKIRVLMYNDRIEFRSPGRLPNTVTIEKMKIGVSYARNPFLVKYMENMRYIDQLGRGIPMILKKMKEAGAKEPLLMEQGEEFVLIIYKA, translated from the coding sequence ATGAACATAGATGAAATTAAGAAAATAATTAAGGATGGAGAAAATTCATATATTGAATTTAAAGAAGAAAATATAAGAGCAAAAGAATTAGCCGAAGAGATTGTTGCTTTTTCTAATTCAGAAGGAGGCATTATTCTAATTGGAGTTGATGATGAAGGAAATATTAAAGGGGTAAGCGACGATAAAATAGAAGAAACCGTGATGAATATTTGCAGAAGCAGTTGTATTCCTCATATTGTACCTTTCTGTGAAATTGTTGAAATTGAGGGGAAAAAAATTGCAGTTATTTCTGTGCCTAAGGGACAAAACAAACCCTATTATACTGTTGACCATAAATATTATATTCGTGTAGGGACTACAAAGAGAATTGCATCAAAAGAAGAGTTGCTACGGCTATTTGAAGCAAGTGGAAGTCTTCATTTTGATATTTCACCTGTTGAAGGAACATCAATGAAAGATTTAAACCTTGATATTATCAGGGATTATTTTATGAAGTATAATACATTTGATTTGTTTGAGGAGTCTAGCGAATCTGTTGAAAGAATACTTGTAAATGCAGACATTTTAAAGGAAGTTGACGGACGGAAGCTTTGTACTGTGGGAGGATTGCTGATATTCGGTAAGAATCCTGAAAAGCATCTTCCGCAGAACGGTGTAAGCTTTGCCCATTTTAATGGCAATGAAATTTCCGATGAATTGATCGATAAAAAAATAATAATCGGAAGAATTCAGGATGTTGCAGAACAGCTAATGGTTGTTTTAAAAAATAATATGCTTGTTCCATCGGTGATAGATGGTTTAAAGAGGAAAGAAAAAGAAGAATATCCGATGCTTGTTATTAGAGAGGCCGTCGTAAATTCCCTTGTACATAGAAATTACAGCATAAGTGGTTCTAAAATAAGGGTGTTAATGTATAACGACCGAATTGAGTTCAGAAGCCCGGGACGGCTTCCAAATACAGTTACAATAGAAAAAATGAAAATAGGTGTATCCTATGCCCGAAATCCCTTTCTAGTTAAGTACATGGAAAATATGAGATATATTGATCAACTGGGAAGAGGGATACCTATGATACTGAAGAAAATGAAAGAAGCAGGAGCCAAAGAGCCGTTACTTATGGAGCAGGGTGAAGAATTTGTTTTAATAATATATAAGGCATAA
- a CDS encoding DUF1848 domain-containing protein — translation MLEIISCSRRTDIPAFYYDWLQECLKNKYAVVRNPYNNSTYMVNLSCDKVHSICLWSKSFANVLKDPKYLSLYNLYFQFTITGYSRYLEPKVIDTNEAVRQMEQLALRYSPQQINWRFDPIILSLKGEKEPTPDDFVKARLRMFDALCRDISSFGVNRCTISFLCLYKKVEQRLKRANFDYSPPSQHKQIEVVSRLVEIADKYGITIYTCSSPVIEGVHGVKKSHCIDGAYLEALFGKRASRAKDAGQRKECGCTRSRDIGGYSGQSCGHGCLYCYAN, via the coding sequence GTGCTTGAGATAATTAGCTGCAGCAGAAGAACGGATATTCCTGCCTTTTATTATGACTGGCTCCAGGAATGTCTTAAAAATAAATATGCAGTGGTGAGAAATCCTTACAATAATTCTACATACATGGTGAACTTGTCTTGTGATAAGGTGCATTCTATTTGCCTGTGGTCTAAGTCCTTTGCCAATGTGCTTAAAGACCCAAAGTATTTGTCATTGTATAATCTGTACTTTCAGTTTACCATCACGGGATATTCCAGGTATTTGGAGCCAAAGGTCATTGACACCAATGAGGCGGTAAGGCAAATGGAACAGTTGGCTTTGAGGTATTCACCGCAGCAAATCAACTGGAGATTTGACCCCATAATTTTAAGTCTCAAAGGAGAAAAGGAACCTACGCCTGATGACTTTGTAAAAGCAAGACTTAGAATGTTTGATGCTTTGTGCAGAGACATTTCTTCTTTTGGAGTAAATCGCTGTACGATAAGCTTTCTCTGCTTATATAAAAAAGTAGAACAAAGACTTAAAAGAGCCAATTTTGATTATTCTCCACCTTCACAACACAAACAAATTGAGGTTGTAAGTCGACTAGTTGAGATTGCCGATAAATACGGGATTACCATTTATACATGCAGCAGTCCTGTTATTGAAGGAGTCCATGGAGTAAAAAAGAGCCATTGCATAGACGGAGCTTATCTTGAAGCATTATTCGGTAAAAGAGCTTCCCGTGCAAAAGATGCGGGACAGAGGAAAGAATGCGGCTGCACCCGGTCAAGGGATATCGGTGGATACAGCGGACAAAGCTGCGGGCACGGATGCCTTTATTGCTATGCAAATTAA